In the Geobacter sp. FeAm09 genome, one interval contains:
- the dnaJ gene encoding molecular chaperone DnaJ: protein MAARWLFFNNLIKDTILANGEKRDYYEVLEIHRNASETEVKKAFRKMAIQYHPDKNPDDKAAEEKFKEVTEAYEVLSDAEKRAQYDQFGHAGVSGAGFGGGGFGGFGAGTPFGDIFSDIFGDIFGGGGGGRGRAQGRRGDDLLYNMEISFEEAAFGTEQKIEVPFAKRCGTCNGSGSKPGTEPKVCPTCRGAGQVRYQQGFFSVSKTCGQCNGEGKVVDNPCPDCRGKGSVKDTKTLSVKVPGGVETGSRLKLTGEGGQGKGGPNGDLYVAINVKDHPIFQREDNNVICEIPISFIQASLGCELDVPTLDGKVAMKIPDGTQSGKIYRLRGKGIPSLQGYGRGDQLVIIRVETPTNLNKKQKELLEEFAKISGEEVHPLKKGFLDKVMDILS from the coding sequence ATGGCGGCGAGATGGCTGTTTTTCAACAACCTCATCAAGGACACTATTTTGGCAAACGGCGAAAAACGCGATTACTACGAGGTGCTGGAGATCCACCGCAACGCCTCCGAGACCGAGGTCAAGAAGGCCTTCCGCAAGATGGCCATCCAGTATCATCCCGACAAGAACCCGGATGACAAGGCGGCCGAGGAGAAGTTCAAAGAGGTGACTGAGGCCTACGAAGTCCTTTCCGACGCCGAGAAGCGCGCCCAGTACGACCAGTTCGGCCACGCCGGCGTCTCCGGGGCCGGTTTCGGCGGTGGCGGATTCGGCGGGTTCGGGGCCGGTACCCCCTTCGGCGACATCTTCAGCGACATCTTCGGCGACATCTTCGGTGGCGGCGGGGGTGGACGCGGACGTGCCCAGGGGCGGCGCGGCGACGACCTGCTCTACAACATGGAGATCAGCTTCGAAGAAGCCGCCTTCGGCACCGAGCAGAAGATCGAGGTACCCTTTGCCAAGCGGTGCGGGACCTGCAACGGCTCCGGCTCGAAACCGGGCACCGAGCCGAAGGTTTGCCCCACCTGCCGCGGAGCGGGCCAGGTCCGGTATCAGCAGGGTTTTTTCAGCGTCAGCAAGACCTGCGGCCAGTGCAACGGCGAAGGCAAGGTCGTGGACAATCCCTGCCCGGATTGCCGCGGCAAGGGAAGCGTCAAGGACACCAAGACCCTCTCGGTCAAGGTGCCGGGCGGGGTGGAAACCGGGTCGCGCCTCAAGCTGACCGGCGAGGGGGGCCAGGGCAAAGGCGGCCCCAACGGCGACCTCTATGTAGCCATCAACGTCAAGGACCACCCCATCTTCCAGCGTGAAGACAACAACGTCATCTGCGAAATCCCGATCAGCTTCATCCAGGCGTCCCTGGGATGCGAGCTGGACGTGCCGACCCTGGACGGCAAGGTCGCCATGAAGATCCCGGACGGCACCCAGTCCGGCAAGATCTACCGCCTGCGGGGCAAGGGCATCCCCTCGCTGCAGGGCTACGGCCGGGGTGACCAGTTGGTGATCATCAGGGTGGAAACCCCCACCAACCTCAACAAGAAACAAAAGGAACTGCTGGAGGAGTTCGCCAAGATCAGCGGCGAGGAGGTCCACCCCCTGAAAAAGGGGTTCCTCGACAAGGTCATGGACATCCTGAGCTGA
- a CDS encoding cytochrome C — MKIDKRDWLFIGLIVVVLGVFFAISGKEKTKFVPLDDKHKPFYDTFAQTGSKKEAEKGCETCHNEKGVPFPPNHPPKNRCLLCHKLKR; from the coding sequence ATGAAAATCGACAAGCGGGACTGGCTGTTCATCGGGCTCATCGTTGTGGTGCTGGGGGTATTCTTCGCCATCTCCGGCAAAGAAAAGACCAAGTTCGTCCCCCTGGACGACAAGCATAAACCGTTTTACGACACCTTCGCCCAAACCGGCAGCAAAAAGGAAGCAGAAAAGGGGTGTGAAACCTGCCACAATGAAAAAGGGGTCCCCTTCCCCCCCAACCACCCCCCCAAGAACCGCTGCCTCCTCTGCCACAAGCTGAAACGTTGA
- a CDS encoding circularly permuted type 2 ATP-grasp protein has product MAAISSDTSRKPRISYHEFYTDGFTPREHYRPLWEHIQSVGQNAFEAKVHESQLALHAEGVTFTVYGDSDEGIERIWPFDLIPRIIPASEWNIIESGLKQRVRALNLFLKDIYHDQRILKDGVVPAELIYQGKDFRREIMGVDPPHDIYTHISGIDIIRDEDGKYLVLEDNLRTPSGVSYMIENRVIERRILPEFFAKYRVRRVEHYPALLLEALRAVSPRGTGQAEIVVLTPGIYNSAYFEHTFLAKEMGVELAEGRDLVAKDDVVYLKTTTGLQRVDVIYRRVDDDFLDPLVFRSDSTLGVAGIINAWRAGNIAIVNAPGNGIADDKAVYPYVPDIIRYYLAEAPILQNVPTYQMTDPEERAYVLDNLERMVVKAVSESGGYGMLMGPASTPALRKEFAAKVLENPRNYIAQPVVQLSRHICYMDGELEARHLDLRPFIIYGDDIDVVPGGLTRVALTKGSLVVNSSQGGGSKDTWVLAE; this is encoded by the coding sequence ATGGCAGCCATCTCCTCCGACACATCCCGAAAACCCCGCATCTCCTACCACGAGTTCTATACCGATGGCTTCACCCCCCGCGAGCACTACCGGCCGTTGTGGGAGCATATCCAGTCGGTCGGCCAGAACGCCTTTGAGGCCAAGGTCCACGAATCGCAACTGGCCCTGCACGCCGAGGGGGTCACCTTTACGGTTTACGGGGATTCGGACGAGGGGATCGAACGCATCTGGCCCTTCGACCTGATCCCGCGCATCATCCCGGCCAGCGAGTGGAACATCATCGAATCGGGCCTCAAGCAGCGGGTCCGGGCCCTGAACCTGTTCCTCAAGGACATCTACCACGACCAGCGCATCCTCAAGGACGGCGTCGTGCCGGCCGAACTGATCTACCAGGGCAAGGACTTCCGCCGGGAGATCATGGGCGTCGACCCGCCCCACGACATCTACACGCACATCAGCGGCATCGACATCATCCGGGACGAGGACGGCAAATACCTGGTGCTGGAGGACAACCTGCGCACGCCCTCCGGCGTATCCTACATGATCGAGAACCGGGTCATCGAGCGCCGCATCCTCCCCGAGTTCTTCGCCAAATACCGCGTGCGCCGGGTCGAACACTACCCGGCCCTGCTGCTTGAGGCGTTGCGGGCCGTATCGCCCCGCGGCACGGGGCAGGCCGAGATCGTCGTGCTGACGCCGGGCATCTACAACTCGGCCTATTTCGAGCACACCTTCCTGGCCAAGGAGATGGGGGTGGAGCTGGCCGAGGGGCGCGACCTGGTGGCCAAGGACGACGTGGTCTACCTGAAAACCACCACCGGCCTGCAGCGGGTCGATGTCATCTACCGCCGGGTGGACGACGACTTCCTCGACCCGCTGGTGTTCAGGTCCGATTCCACACTGGGGGTAGCCGGGATCATCAACGCCTGGCGGGCCGGCAACATCGCCATCGTCAACGCCCCCGGCAACGGCATTGCCGACGACAAGGCGGTCTATCCCTATGTCCCCGACATCATCCGCTACTACCTGGCCGAGGCCCCCATCCTGCAGAACGTCCCCACCTACCAGATGACCGACCCCGAGGAGCGGGCCTACGTGCTGGACAACCTGGAACGCATGGTGGTCAAGGCGGTCAGCGAATCGGGCGGCTACGGCATGCTGATGGGGCCGGCCTCCACCCCGGCCCTGCGCAAGGAGTTCGCCGCCAAGGTGCTGGAAAATCCCCGGAACTACATCGCCCAGCCGGTGGTCCAGCTCTCGCGCCACATCTGCTACATGGACGGGGAACTGGAGGCGCGCCACCTGGACCTGCGGCCGTTCATCATCTACGGCGACGACATCGACGTGGTGCCGGGGGGGCTGACCCGCGTCGCCCTGACCAAGGGATCGCTGGTGGTCAATTCGTCCCAGGGGGGCGGCAGCAAGGACACCTGGGTCCTGGCCGAGTGA
- a CDS encoding alpha-E domain-containing protein produces the protein MLSRIADSIYWMSRYLERAGDTARLMEINLLYLLEAEEDMSEGDKWRPLLSITSAETAFSGLYGEGQLTQGRVLQFMTAEKSNGNSIRTCLRLARENARIARDRISREMWEAINELWLNVDQQLKTPLHPLRASQFFSLVRSEVARFHGLTSTTMMRGEAFGFYRLGTFLEQADMTARILDVKYHLLLPDLNLVGSALDYYQWAALLKSLSGYEAFRRKYHAGFRPMDVVEFTIFEQEFPRSLAYTVKRMHRALADTGITGKQRSPIALERLEAMLAGNSAEQIFSTGLHEFLEEFLAAIAALNQAAQADFLDTHMEEP, from the coding sequence ATGCTGAGCCGCATAGCCGATTCTATCTACTGGATGTCCCGCTATCTGGAGCGGGCCGGCGATACCGCCCGCCTGATGGAGATCAACCTGCTCTACCTGCTCGAGGCCGAGGAGGACATGTCCGAGGGGGACAAATGGCGGCCGCTGCTCAGCATCACCTCGGCGGAGACCGCCTTCAGCGGGCTGTACGGCGAGGGGCAGCTCACCCAGGGGCGGGTGTTGCAGTTCATGACCGCCGAAAAGAGCAACGGCAACTCGATCCGCACCTGCCTGCGCCTGGCGCGGGAAAACGCGCGCATTGCCCGCGACCGCATCTCGCGGGAGATGTGGGAGGCCATCAATGAACTCTGGCTGAACGTTGACCAACAGTTGAAAACACCGCTGCATCCCCTGCGGGCCAGTCAGTTTTTCTCCTTGGTGCGCAGCGAGGTGGCCCGTTTCCACGGCCTGACCAGCACCACCATGATGCGGGGCGAGGCCTTCGGCTTCTACCGCCTGGGCACGTTCCTGGAGCAGGCCGACATGACCGCCCGCATCCTGGACGTGAAGTACCACCTGCTCCTGCCGGACCTGAACCTGGTCGGTTCGGCCCTGGACTACTACCAGTGGGCGGCCCTCCTCAAGTCCCTCTCCGGGTACGAGGCGTTCCGCCGCAAGTACCACGCCGGCTTCCGCCCCATGGATGTGGTGGAGTTCACCATCTTCGAGCAGGAGTTCCCCCGCTCCCTGGCCTATACGGTCAAACGGATGCACCGGGCCCTGGCCGATACCGGCATCACCGGCAAGCAACGCTCGCCGATTGCCCTGGAGCGTCTGGAGGCCATGCTGGCCGGCAACTCGGCGGAGCAGATCTTTTCCACCGGCCTGCACGAATTCCTGGAGGAGTTCCTCGCCGCCATCGCCGCCCTCAACCAGGCGGCCCAGGCCGATTTCCTCGACACCCACATGGAAGAGCCGTGA
- a CDS encoding transglutaminase N-terminal domain-containing protein: MRYFIEHETVLEYPEAVREHHVELRLTPREDSHQRLIAIELATEPPAGLRSYRDYYGNHVTAFDIIRPHRRLVTRMRAEVENTLENPFDFPPLPPATNGTGSGRRSARPRHGTIISSAAVRPPRLWDSWTRIWPSRAMSRAARCWNRCSGPWRGSRRCSATKPA, from the coding sequence ATGCGCTACTTCATAGAACACGAAACCGTCCTGGAGTACCCGGAAGCGGTGCGCGAGCACCACGTGGAACTGCGTCTCACGCCCCGCGAGGATTCGCACCAGCGGCTGATCGCCATAGAGCTGGCAACCGAGCCGCCGGCCGGGTTGCGCAGCTACCGGGACTATTACGGCAATCACGTCACCGCCTTCGACATCATCCGGCCCCACCGCCGCCTGGTGACCCGCATGCGGGCCGAGGTCGAAAATACGCTGGAGAACCCCTTCGACTTCCCGCCGCTCCCCCCGGCGACGAACGGGACTGGCTCCGGGAGGCGCTCCGCACGACCCCGGCATGGTACGATTATATCCTCAGCCGCAGTCCGGCCACCCCGTCTCTGGGACAGTTGGACCCGGATCTGGCCTTCCCGTGCCATGAGCCGGGCCGCACGGTGCTGGAATCGGTGCAGCGGGCCATGGCGTGGATCACGACGGTGCTCCGCTACGAAACCGGCGTGA
- a CDS encoding transglutaminase family protein codes for MAWITTVLRYETGVTTVHSALAQALAAGAGVCQDFAHLLIAIVRSWKIPARYVMGYLASRNEEAQPLAPATHAWAEVLVPGRGWTGFDATQQILANDLFIPVAVGRDYLDAAPQRGSFKGDVAGDEPVIRLSISQQ; via the coding sequence ATGGCGTGGATCACGACGGTGCTCCGCTACGAAACCGGCGTGACCACCGTCCACTCAGCCCTGGCCCAGGCCCTCGCCGCCGGGGCCGGGGTCTGCCAGGATTTCGCCCATCTCCTCATCGCCATAGTCAGATCGTGGAAAATTCCCGCCCGATATGTTATGGGATATCTGGCCTCCCGGAACGAGGAGGCGCAACCGCTCGCCCCCGCAACCCATGCCTGGGCCGAGGTGCTCGTCCCCGGCCGCGGCTGGACCGGTTTCGACGCCACCCAGCAGATCCTGGCCAACGACCTGTTCATTCCCGTGGCCGTGGGGCGCGATTACCTGGATGCGGCCCCCCAGCGGGGCAGTTTCAAGGGGGATGTGGCGGGCGACGAACCGGTGATACGGCTGTCCATATCTCAACAATAA
- a CDS encoding M14 family metallopeptidase, whose protein sequence is MPESSLSITTSCILSLEMPYSERLCIRRTVYRGGNGPRVAIVAGIHGDELEGLYVCQLLADWLERMARENPAGLTGTVELYPAMNPLGLDTLTRAIPVFDTDLNRNFPGSPSGDLPKRIAHAAIGNLSGAALVIDIHASNIYLREIPQVRINTDFADRLVPLAQRLNLDLIWLHGAMTVLEATVAHSLNSVGTPCLVVEMGVGMRITPDYCRQLMTGILTLWKDLGVLAPDVELPSLNHLPLIADDSNVHYLNAPTSGLFVPVIEHWTDVRKGQLLGNIVSPLQGGILAEVRSPVDGILFTLREYPLVYEGSLMARVMARKGRLA, encoded by the coding sequence ATGCCCGAATCATCACTCTCCATCACCACCTCGTGCATCCTCTCCCTGGAGATGCCCTACAGCGAACGGCTCTGCATCCGCCGCACCGTGTACCGCGGCGGCAACGGCCCCCGCGTCGCCATCGTGGCCGGCATCCACGGCGACGAACTGGAAGGGCTCTACGTCTGCCAACTGCTCGCCGACTGGCTCGAACGGATGGCCCGGGAGAACCCCGCCGGACTGACCGGCACCGTGGAGCTCTACCCGGCCATGAACCCCCTCGGGCTGGATACCCTGACCCGCGCCATCCCGGTCTTCGACACCGACCTGAACCGCAACTTTCCCGGTTCGCCCAGCGGCGACCTGCCGAAGCGGATCGCCCATGCCGCCATTGGGAACCTGTCCGGCGCAGCGCTGGTCATCGACATCCACGCCAGCAACATCTACCTGCGGGAAATCCCCCAGGTGCGGATCAACACCGATTTCGCCGACCGCCTCGTGCCCCTGGCCCAGCGCCTGAACCTGGACCTGATCTGGCTGCACGGCGCCATGACCGTGCTGGAGGCCACCGTCGCCCACAGCCTCAACAGCGTCGGCACCCCCTGCCTGGTGGTGGAGATGGGGGTCGGCATGCGTATCACCCCCGATTACTGCCGCCAACTGATGACCGGCATCCTGACCCTCTGGAAGGACCTGGGCGTACTGGCCCCGGACGTGGAGTTGCCGTCGCTCAACCACCTCCCCCTGATCGCCGACGACAGCAACGTTCACTACCTGAACGCCCCCACCTCGGGGCTGTTCGTGCCGGTCATCGAACACTGGACCGACGTGCGCAAGGGGCAACTGCTGGGCAACATCGTCTCCCCCCTCCAGGGGGGTATCCTGGCCGAGGTGCGCTCCCCGGTGGACGGCATCCTCTTCACCCTGCGCGAATATCCGCTGGTATACGAAGGTTCGCTCATGGCGCGGGTCATGGCCAGGAAAGGGAGGTTGGCATGA
- a CDS encoding M14 family metallopeptidase produces MSSRDLVLMTAPLREDFTIPCHEIGPAAGNPAVSFVSGLHGDEINGIYILARLADFLTAVEEGAYPKLRLAQRVLIIPAVNVLGANTLRRAWPFDQSDQNRMFPGNQMGETTQRIAYTVLEATKKSAYRVDLHGSNLYFEELPQVRLYDPTPEERETARLFGLPAIMERSVSPVFTTTLMYSWKYWPGQSFLLQVGQAGSIQLPHCQQVFRGLVAFLGRIGVLEGVEVAEADQEALYFTRECSVRIYADRAGMFVSDKTLGGWVSKGQELGYIYDSFNGAVRTRVTAPAAGLLTGIRRQPMLFEGDLLVRICTR; encoded by the coding sequence ATGAGCAGCCGCGATCTGGTACTCATGACCGCCCCGCTGCGGGAGGACTTCACCATCCCCTGCCACGAGATCGGCCCGGCCGCGGGGAACCCGGCCGTATCGTTCGTTTCCGGCCTGCACGGCGACGAGATCAACGGCATCTACATCCTGGCCCGCCTGGCCGATTTCCTCACGGCCGTGGAGGAGGGGGCATATCCGAAGCTGCGCCTTGCGCAACGGGTGCTGATAATCCCGGCGGTCAACGTGCTGGGCGCCAACACCCTGCGCCGCGCCTGGCCCTTCGACCAGAGCGACCAGAACCGCATGTTCCCCGGCAACCAGATGGGCGAAACCACCCAGCGTATCGCCTACACCGTGCTGGAGGCCACCAAGAAGTCCGCCTACCGCGTGGACCTGCACGGTTCCAACCTGTACTTCGAGGAGTTGCCCCAGGTGCGCCTCTACGATCCAACCCCGGAGGAGCGGGAAACCGCGCGGCTGTTCGGGCTCCCCGCCATCATGGAGCGTTCGGTAAGCCCGGTATTCACCACGACCCTGATGTACTCCTGGAAATACTGGCCCGGTCAGAGCTTCCTCCTTCAGGTGGGCCAGGCGGGTTCCATACAACTGCCCCACTGTCAGCAGGTCTTTCGGGGGCTGGTCGCGTTTTTGGGGAGGATCGGCGTGCTGGAAGGGGTGGAGGTGGCCGAGGCGGACCAGGAGGCCCTCTACTTCACCAGGGAGTGCTCCGTGCGCATCTATGCCGACCGGGCCGGCATGTTCGTCTCGGACAAAACTCTGGGGGGCTGGGTGAGCAAAGGGCAGGAGTTGGGGTACATCTACGACAGCTTCAACGGCGCCGTGCGCACCAGGGTCACCGCGCCGGCCGCGGGGCTCTTGACCGGCATCCGCCGCCAGCCGATGCTCTTCGAAGGGGACCTTTTGGTGCGGATTTGCACCCGGTAG
- a CDS encoding class I SAM-dependent RNA methyltransferase, whose amino-acid sequence MSEKNHILRRGPRQAERPDPKMTCFAAVPRGAEEIAAHELEQLGAGDVAAGRGGVSFTCNREGLYRANLWLRTASRVLVQLAVFPCSSPDELYAGVHAIPWPELITPAMTLAVDCSLRDSVLTHSGFVALKTKDAVVDRVREACGSRPSVDTAAPDLRINVHLSRNVCTVSLDSSGDALDRRGYRLERNEAPMRETLAAAVVALTGWDGSSPLADPMCGSGTIPVEAALVAAHVPPGLKRTFGFQRWQDFDDRVWKKLLREAEGGIKRLPLGLITGYDRDSRALVLAARNAALAGFEGQLHFFHAALEEFRPEGDTGVVIINPPYGKRLGDEDELRELYCQIGDVLKKRCRGWTGFVLTGNLELAKYIGLKAARRYVLFNGPIECRLLKYELY is encoded by the coding sequence ATGAGTGAAAAGAACCACATACTACGGCGCGGCCCGCGCCAGGCCGAGCGGCCCGATCCGAAGATGACCTGCTTTGCCGCCGTCCCCCGCGGCGCCGAGGAGATTGCGGCCCACGAGCTTGAACAGTTGGGGGCGGGGGACGTGGCCGCCGGTCGCGGCGGGGTCTCCTTTACCTGCAACCGCGAGGGGCTCTACCGGGCCAACCTCTGGCTGCGCACCGCCAGCCGCGTGCTGGTGCAGCTCGCCGTATTCCCCTGCTCGTCCCCCGACGAGCTGTACGCCGGGGTGCACGCCATCCCCTGGCCGGAGCTGATTACCCCCGCCATGACCCTGGCGGTGGATTGCAGCCTGCGCGACTCGGTCCTGACCCACTCGGGCTTTGTGGCCCTCAAGACCAAGGACGCCGTGGTCGACCGGGTCCGGGAGGCGTGCGGCAGCCGCCCCAGCGTGGATACGGCGGCGCCCGACCTGCGCATCAATGTCCACCTGTCCCGCAACGTCTGTACCGTCAGCCTGGACAGCTCGGGTGACGCCCTCGACCGCCGCGGCTACCGACTGGAGCGCAACGAGGCCCCCATGCGCGAGACCCTGGCCGCCGCCGTGGTCGCCCTGACCGGTTGGGACGGTTCCTCCCCCCTGGCCGACCCCATGTGCGGCTCGGGGACGATCCCGGTGGAGGCGGCCCTGGTGGCAGCCCATGTGCCGCCGGGGCTGAAGCGCACCTTCGGCTTTCAGCGCTGGCAGGATTTCGACGACAGGGTGTGGAAAAAGTTGCTCAGGGAGGCGGAGGGCGGCATCAAGCGGCTCCCACTCGGCCTGATCACCGGCTATGACCGGGACAGCCGGGCGTTGGTCCTGGCGGCCCGCAACGCCGCGCTGGCCGGATTCGAGGGGCAGTTGCACTTTTTTCACGCCGCCCTGGAGGAGTTCAGGCCGGAGGGGGACACGGGGGTCGTGATCATCAACCCCCCCTATGGCAAGCGTCTGGGGGATGAGGACGAACTGCGGGAGTTGTACTGCCAGATCGGCGATGTCCTGAAAAAGCGCTGCCGCGGCTGGACCGGTTTCGTCCTGACCGGCAACCTGGAGCTGGCCAAATACATCGGCCTGAAGGCCGCGCGCCGCTATGTGCTCTTCAACGGGCCGATCGAATGCCGCTTGTTGAAGTACGAGCTGTATTGA
- the coaE gene encoding dephospho-CoA kinase (Dephospho-CoA kinase (CoaE) performs the final step in coenzyme A biosynthesis.), which produces MRVIGLTGGVATGKSSVARFFEERGVPVIDADRLAREAVEPGSPCLARLAALFGTGVLHGDGSLDRKRLARMVFADGEKRRQLEAVLHPEIRRLAEERIARAAAAGERIVIYMAPLLIEAGATDRVDEIWVVTVRPGIQVERLMARDGIGRDEAGRIIASQMPLAEKERHGRIVIDNSGTPEETRRLLAALWEQETGGTP; this is translated from the coding sequence ATCCGCGTCATCGGCCTGACCGGCGGGGTCGCCACCGGCAAGAGCAGCGTGGCCCGCTTCTTCGAGGAACGGGGGGTGCCGGTCATCGATGCCGACCGGTTGGCCCGGGAGGCGGTGGAACCGGGGAGCCCCTGCCTGGCCCGGCTCGCCGCGCTGTTCGGAACCGGTGTGCTGCACGGGGACGGCAGCCTCGACCGCAAGCGCCTGGCTCGTATGGTTTTCGCCGACGGGGAAAAACGGCGGCAGCTTGAGGCGGTCCTGCATCCCGAGATCCGGCGTCTGGCGGAGGAACGCATCGCCCGGGCCGCGGCCGCGGGCGAGCGGATCGTGATATACATGGCGCCTCTCTTGATCGAGGCGGGCGCCACCGACCGGGTGGACGAGATCTGGGTGGTGACGGTGCGGCCCGGGATCCAGGTGGAGCGGCTCATGGCGCGGGACGGCATCGGCCGGGACGAGGCCGGCCGGATCATTGCCAGCCAGATGCCTCTGGCCGAGAAGGAACGTCATGGCAGGATCGTGATCGACAACAGCGGGACCCCCGAGGAAACGCGCCGCCTGCTGGCGGCACTATGGGAACAGGAGACAGGCGGTACACCATGA
- a CDS encoding MBL fold metallo-hydrolase: protein MKRASFAMVFFIALSVPVFAAAASFRFQKVGDDVYAAIAEPGSRAASNCLIVVADYQVILAGAHFTKATTRELIDFVGTVTPLQVRYVVLTHHHSGFDALDTDFPRNADIITSRRTWQILRKEPGRIKNQVIFFDQGLTIKRGSREIVMTATERGHSEGDVFVTLPEDGVLFASDLLFNDVGGYMGDGYFRDWLMDLDTLAEVGARTVVPGLGGVTNGDGIRRFQSFFRDFTTEILRLAAKGLDADAAKREFSLPQFQAMPGFRTFFDANFRRAYTELRELQ, encoded by the coding sequence ATGAAACGCGCGTCCTTTGCCATGGTGTTCTTTATTGCGCTCTCCGTGCCGGTTTTTGCCGCTGCGGCCAGCTTCAGGTTCCAAAAGGTCGGGGATGACGTGTATGCGGCCATTGCCGAGCCGGGGAGCAGGGCCGCCAGCAATTGCCTGATCGTCGTGGCCGACTATCAGGTTATCCTGGCCGGTGCCCATTTCACCAAGGCCACCACCAGGGAGCTGATCGACTTCGTCGGGACCGTAACGCCGCTCCAGGTGCGCTATGTCGTCCTGACCCACCACCACAGCGGTTTCGACGCCCTGGATACGGATTTCCCGCGCAATGCCGACATCATCACCTCCCGGCGCACCTGGCAGATCCTCAGAAAGGAACCGGGCCGGATCAAAAACCAGGTGATCTTCTTCGATCAGGGGCTCACCATCAAGCGCGGTTCCCGGGAGATCGTCATGACCGCCACCGAGCGCGGGCACAGCGAAGGGGATGTGTTCGTCACCCTTCCCGAGGACGGGGTCCTGTTCGCCTCCGACCTTTTGTTCAACGATGTGGGCGGTTACATGGGGGACGGCTATTTCCGCGATTGGCTCATGGACCTGGATACCCTGGCCGAGGTGGGGGCGCGCACGGTCGTCCCGGGGTTGGGGGGGGTGACGAACGGCGACGGCATCAGGCGGTTCCAGTCCTTCTTCCGCGACTTCACCACCGAGATCCTGCGGCTTGCCGCGAAAGGTCTGGATGCGGACGCCGCCAAGCGGGAGTTTTCCCTGCCGCAGTTCCAGGCCATGCCCGGATTCCGCACCTTTTTCGATGCCAATTTCCGCCGCGCGTACACCGAGCTCAGGGAGCTGCAATGA
- a CDS encoding GGDEF domain-containing protein, with protein sequence MPTRGTSSIFHNLLQPSPIAISIVNIVLLVMLGWLDYITGDYSLIIFYLIPVSLAAWHAGKAVGACFCLLAFITRLVADGAGTSFSFSYSPLHYWNVFVEFGFLLIMSFLVATLKRHLHTERSLASNDPLTGLLNRHSFFASADHQVNRSRQSGHPVSIACIDLDNFKEVNDRFGHHTGDSLLREVAAIIRATARENDLHARLGSDEFVVLMPGTDSSAALPLLETLHRHLRQAMAHRDWPVGFTIGAVTCRNDLPAIGAFVHRAEELARSAKGSGMDGIAHVVV encoded by the coding sequence ATGCCAACACGCGGCACATCAAGCATTTTCCACAACCTTCTCCAGCCGTCTCCAATCGCCATCTCCATCGTAAACATCGTGCTGCTGGTCATGCTCGGCTGGCTGGACTACATAACCGGCGATTACTCCCTGATCATCTTCTATCTGATCCCGGTATCGCTCGCAGCGTGGCATGCGGGCAAGGCGGTCGGTGCGTGTTTTTGCCTTCTTGCGTTCATCACCCGCCTGGTCGCCGACGGAGCCGGTACCTCATTCTCCTTTTCCTATTCACCGCTCCATTACTGGAATGTCTTTGTCGAGTTCGGCTTCCTGCTCATCATGAGCTTTCTGGTCGCGACCCTGAAACGGCACCTGCACACGGAAAGGTCGCTGGCGAGCAACGACCCCCTGACCGGGCTGCTCAACCGGCATTCCTTCTTCGCGTCGGCCGACCACCAGGTGAACCGTTCGCGCCAGAGCGGGCATCCGGTCTCCATCGCCTGCATCGACCTGGATAATTTCAAGGAGGTCAACGACCGGTTCGGCCACCACACCGGGGACAGCCTGCTCAGGGAGGTGGCCGCCATCATCAGGGCAACCGCCCGGGAGAACGATCTCCACGCCCGGTTGGGCAGCGACGAGTTCGTCGTGCTCATGCCCGGTACCGACAGTAGCGCGGCCCTGCCGCTGCTCGAAACGCTCCACCGCCATCTGCGGCAGGCGATGGCCCACAGGGACTGGCCGGTCGGCTTCACCATCGGCGCCGTCACCTGCCGTAACGATCTGCCCGCCATCGGCGCGTTCGTCCACCGGGCCGAAGAGCTGGCGCGCAGCGCCAAGGGGAGCGGAATGGACGGCATCGCGCATGTGGTGGTATGA